AATCAAAACCTTTACTGATCAATAGAAATTATGCATCCTTGTAAAGAAGAGTTTTCCTGAACCGTGCTTGACAACTGTTTAGCAAGTCAAgccaaacaaatattttaaatcctgCTTTGAGAATGATTGGTTTTCTTTCTATTGGAAACGTTTCTTATTATGGAAAACCCCAGCATTTTCCAGTTGAAGGTCGAGGAATGATCTGACAAGCTTGCATAGAACCCTATTCAGCAGTCAGGGTATTTTGTTCTCACAGAGCTTGACCCTGACAGGGATAAATTCTACTCTCAGTTATAGTGGGGCTCATACACTAGAATTTAGAGCTGAATTTTGCAGATTGGCTCCAATGGGAAGCTAAAGGCCTTCAGCGCCTTGCTAAATCATGTCCTGTGGTATCTCTGCAAACATAAAGTAAGGTTCAGCAAGCAGTTATGATAATCTAACAGTTTACAGGCAGGGATTTCACAGCAACAGTTTACAGTAAGGATTTCACTCCTCCCTGCTACCTCACCTCCCCGCACCACTGACTTCCCCACCCCTTCTTTGCCCTGACTCTGGCACTGTTCTTTCCAACTCACCAATCTGACAGAAAAATATCTCCTTTGTTATTGCTGTTGCTACATCAGATTTTCTGCCAGATTAGCGAGCTCAAGCATCTCCTAGAAGAGAAGGCAGTACTTGTAGATGTGCTTGCACAAGGACAGAATCTGTTCAGGATAAGCAACAAACAGGCACACAATGGGaggaagaaaactaaaaaaggataaaaacaaGGCCTTCCCATCAGCAACAGGCTTGTAAAATCAGAGAACCCACTCTCCATAGCCCTGATCTGCTTTCACCTTTGTCAGTTTTACACCAGCATTACTCCACTGATTGCAATTATTACTTTATGGAATTCAGGTCATTAATATACAGAAGCCCTGGCCATAAGGAGGGTTCCACTGTTAAACACGGGACTATAGACTACTACACACTGTTCCTGCTCTGAGGAGCTGACAGTTTAACTCAGCACAATGAGCAACGGGAAGGGCAAACTATGGAAGACAAAAGTTGTCAGGAAGGTGGGAGCAGTAGTTAGAGGAAGACAAGACCAAAATTTGATCCTGAAAGACTTACTGATTTGTTTGGTACTTATTCAGGTGAGGCAGATGGATTTAATCACCAAAAGTAAATCAAATTACTTGATCAGCAAAAATGCTTCATTTACCATGTAAACCTGTCAATGATCTAGATCTCAGCATATGCAACAGGCAATTATACCacttctttgtttcattttagatTCAGCCTCACCAAAGGGGTAATTCTGCACTTCACCTTAACACAAAAACTCTTAAAGCCAACAGGAGATCTGCCTGAGTCTGGAGTGTAGTTAAACTGGGTACTTTGTCAGTTTTGTTGCAGAGTTGCTCAGCATATTACACCATCCTTCCCCATCTAAATAAACAGGTAAACCAACCAAGAAACCAACATCAAAAATTAAAGTGGAAGATTTCGTTCTCTATTGTATGATTCAATCTCCTTCCCTCTCACCCCTGGGTTTCGGGCTGAGCTCTGTGGGACAGTTCTTTATACCAAACATGAAAAATACTACTTGCTTGGCACTTAACCATGCCCAGTTTATCAATTCAGAAAGAACAGCATCACGCATTTAGCCATTATCATTAAATGGCATGGTAAGGGACAGGCAGGCAGAATTTGTGTCTGGATGAGAGAATGTCAAAACGCTGTTTTGCAAAGCTGATTTGAATTTATCGCAGTACATATATCTGAGGTACTCACATAAATCATAATTCTGGTTTAGTATTTACTTAGTTGTATTAGAAAATTTGTTAGAAACAAACCTTGAGCGTTGACAATCAAGACTTCTCTTTCTGCCAGTCTTGCTGTGCCACTGTATATGGTAAAGGCATGAAACATCCTTCAGCAATAAAACATaagtttgaggggaaaagagagatgTCCTTTGCAAGAAAAATGATAACACAGCTCTTTGAGTTAAAGAAGCAACTTTGTGTCACTCTTCACTAGTAAGCTGTACAGTGCTGTGTTATCACAATGAAGATCCCATGTCATTCATCCTTCAACTGTAAAATCCACAGCACTGAAAAGgttttgtttggaaagaaaCAGGGGCATTTTTGATGAAAGGTGATGCTTTCCATCTGAATCCAAGATATAAGCCACATAATGATTATTTAAGTAGCACGGAATGTGTGCTATGTTAGACTAGTGCCGTCGGTTGCCAGTCTACAATAACTGAAAACAGTGGACTGTgtacataaatggtatggataCATAAAGGTGACTGATACACACATCAAAGTAATCTGGAGGGTACAATGAAAATAGTTTTGTAGATATTGCATTCATATTCTACTTTCTTGTTAGATCTATCCACTCCCTTGTGCTTTTCATCTGTTGTGCACTTGGATCGAAAACTGtaacagcagattttttttttttcctttcagtttaaaaaatatagtgaAGGTACAGAACTGTAAAATTaccccaaaaaagaaaaaaaaaaaaaagctgcacatactttttttttgttttttgagtgGGGACAGTAAGGACGTGATTGAATTATTTAGAAATTCTGAAACAGGTAACTAATAAAATTACTCACAAAGAAGTATATCTACAATATTGAATAATTTAAGGTTCACAAGAAACTAACATATCAATGACAATAAAATTTTTCTGCTATAGGGTTAAAAGCACCAAATTCACTTCACATACTATATAACCAGATCTGTACAGATCACAAGTAGAAAACTCTGAAAGTGCTGATCTGCTAATGTTCCTAGTGCTTTAACGATGTCCTATTTCACAGGAATAAGAAATCCCCTTATAACCATAAGTACAGTTATAGAGGtataaaatatattgaaatcatttcagtttgaaacTACAGTACAAAAAATCTTCAacctccctttcccctcccatcCATTCATTCTCCACACATACATCCCCCAACTCTTTTAATACCAAATTGGAGCAATTGAATTGGTTACAAATGACCCATTTAAAACTAACCACTAAATACGTTTCTACAAATTGTATTTTGCACTGTCATAATTTACCAGCTCCTCCATCATGGAGTGTAGCTTATTCTtagtctattttaaaaataggtgACCCTTTGTGTCAtggaaaaagaacataaaaacaTGTATTCCTGGAGGACTACTCAGGACAGAGATCAATTTATAAAATATAGccccattttaaaaaaaaacaaactaattgATACCAAAAGAATAAGTAGTATGTTTCTGACACCAGCAAATCCCCCATCCCAGAAGTCTAAATCTCTCCTTACAGGTCTGTTTCCCTATTGGTGTCCAGGCAGAGAGCATAGAGGGATTTTCTGAGATCTACGTTACTTTTTGCTTTGATATTCGTTTTCTCTAAGGAGCTGGTGTCATTTTTGACTCCCTCACTGTTTTCCAAGTGCACAACAGATTTGTTCAGAGAGTTTCTACTGGATCTTCTTTTTGCATCTCCACTTGCTGTGCTCCCCTGAGGACTACTGTGTTCATCTTTAAGGACAGCTTGCTCTTCGTGATCAGTCTCTCGGTGGTAGAAGTAGTTGAAGTTGGACACAAtgacagggacagggagggcAATGGTGAGCACACCCGCGATGGCACACAGAGAACCCACGATCTTGCCCCCCACAGTGACAGGTCGCATATCCCCATAGCCCACAGTGGTCATGGTTACCACTGCCCACCAGAAAGCATCAGGGATGCTGGAGAAATGAGACTCAGGGTCATCTGCCTCAGCAAAGTAGACAGCGCTCGAAAAGAGGATCACTCcaatgaagaggaagaagatgaggAGGCCCAGCTCCCTCATACTGGCTTTCAAAGTCTGTCCCAAGATCTGGAGCCCCTTGGAGTGCCTGGAGAGCTTGAAGATCCTGAAGACTCTGACCAGGCGGATGACTCTGAGGATAGCCAGGGACatggcctgctgctggcccgcGCCCCCATTGCTACTGCCAGtcccaggatgctgctgctcatgggccAGCTCGGTGCCAAGGGTGATGAAATAGGGGATGATGGCCACAATATCAATGATGTTCATGATGTTGCGGGAGAACTCAGACTTGCTGGGGCAGGCGAAGAAGCGGACGAGTAGCTCAAAGGTGAACCAGATCACACAGGTGGTCTCTATGATGAAGAAGGGGTCAGAGAGGCTACTGGGTGGCTGCATGGGTGGGGAGTCCCCAGTCGTGCCATTCGAACCTCCACTTTGTGGAGGTAGGGGCACAGGCATCTCCCTCTCATCCCTGAATTCCGGCAGGGTCTCCAGGCAGAAAGTGATGATGGAGATGAGGATGACCAGCACAGAGACAATGGCAATGGCCCGGGCCGAGCTGGAGCTCTCAGGGTACTCAAAGATGAGCCAGACCTGACGCTGGAACTCATTGCGGGGCAGgggcttctcctcctctttgaTGAAGCCCTCATCCTCCCTGAAGCGCTCCATGGCCTCCTCGCCCAGCTGGTAGAAGCGGATCTCGTCGGCAAAGACGTCGATGGAGACATTGACTGGCCGTCGGAGCTTGCCCCCGGACTGGTAGAAGTAGAGGATCCCGTCGAAGCTGGGCCGGTTGCGGTCAAAGAAGTATTCGTTACGGAGAGGGTCGAAGTAGCGCATACGCTTATCTGGGTCCCCAAGCAGCGTGTCAGGGAACTGGTTGAGGGTGCCGAGCTGGGTCTCAAAGCGCAGCCCCGAGATGTTGATCAGCACCCGCTGGTGGTGCATGGTGCCCGGGttggccgccgccgcccccgtctcctcctcctcctcgcccgccgccgccatggCCATGCCCCGGCGGTGTCCCCCTTCCTCCAGCGGGCCCATCTCCAGCGCCGCGCCCGGGCGCGGGGCGCGCGGCGGCGGTTGCGGGGGCGCCCCTCGCGCGGCCGCCTGCGCGATGGGGCTGCCCGTGCCGCCGCTGtccgcgccgccgctgcccgcgccgccgctgctgcGCCTCCTGCCGCCTCCTCGGGGGGCCGGCGGGGACCGCTCCGGCTCCTCGTCCGCTGGcagcggtggcggcggcggggctcCCTCCTTGCCGTCGCTCAGCCGCggcgcagcggcggcggcggttgCGGAGCCCGCGATGTGGAGCAAGTTgccccgccgccgggcccgggcgCTGCCGCTGCCGACCGCGGCATCCTCGCTGCCTGCGATGGCCGTGGCGCCGCCGTTCTCCAGAGTCACCAGCGCGATCTCCATAGGCAGCGGCGGCAGGAGGCAGGCGCGTCTGACACGGCGGGCATGCTGCGCTGCGCttcgccgccccgccgccgccgctggcCACCTCCGGGTGGCCGCCCTgacctgccctgccctgccctgcccgctTCTGCCTCACTGCGCGGCGGCGCACGGCCGAGCGCAACCCAGGGGAGCCGCCCGGGGACCCGGATATGAACGATGAGCGATCGTTATGTTATGGTCGCTTGACGTCAAAAAGGATCCCTTCTCCTCCGCGCCCGcgtgcaggcagcagcaagcATCCCCCGGGCGTTGGGATACCGCATCCCTCCCTGCTAAGGGGCTCCGCACCGGTGCAAGCACACGCTCCGGGCAGCGGATCGCAGCCGTGGGGATCCCCACAGGTGCCGCAGCGtcggggaaggaagggaggtgCGTGCTTCGCGGCGAGAGCCGCTCGGACACCGCTCCCGACCCGAGAAGGGGGAGGCTGGCGCAGGGGCACCTGTGCCGGGGCGCGGAGCAGAGGCTGCCCTCCGCCCCGCggcccccgcgccgccccccgcTGCCTGCCGCCACAGGTGATTACGGTGCAGCCCCCACTCGTGGATTACTCGCTAAAGGGATTGAGCGCAGGGAGAGCTCCGGTTGTAAACCCCCACTCGCCTATAATGAAAATCATCATCGAAAGCCTCGGGAATCCCTGGCTCCTCTTAGTGTGTGCCAGTCCCCCGCGAAATGAGAACAAAGGAAGGGAATGGGTTTGTTGAGTTTTTTCCCGCTTTGCTCTgcctccccacctccccccagTTTATCGTGGACTCGGTGAGGCTGAAAAAGATGCTTCCAAAGACAGCAGAGGACAATGTTTTTACCCTGCTACCTTCATGTTAATATTTGCAAACTGGGGTCATCCTTTCCCTTTGGTGCATTCTTAAACCTACACTCAAGGCAGATACATTTCAGTAGACGTGCATTTTATTAGAGAAAATGAAGCAGCTTTACACAATGACTTCAATTACAGATCAGTAATACAATCAATGCTAAGATCTCATTTTCTATATTAAAACCCTGAACTCATCTATTTAAGGTCTATAGTGGAATGCACTAAATATGTGCACAAATAACATAGTATTAAAACCTATACCACTCCACTCTTGAGGAGTTGCAGGGTTTCTAACAAAATCAAGTACAGAAAGTATTAAATTAAGTGAAAAACCATTTTGCCTTCCAGATGGCATCACTGCAGTTACATTTTTACTCATAGCTCCATCAAATAGTTTCATTTGGATTAGTGAGTCTTcacttaatttaaaacattacctcttaatttaaaattattagattttaagtttaaaacatttaaaacagtgCCAAAATAGAAACCCATTGTTATATAAAGTGGTTACTGTACGTGATGATTTGCCCATGACATAGTCATGTTCTGTCATTTACCCCTGAAAACTGAGCACAAAATCATTCATCTGCTTTGCAGGACCACTTTACTTAGATGATCAAGTCCTAGAAGCAAAATTTCAAAATAACAGTCCTTTGATTTGCAGTTATTTAATGGAATAATGTATCAAACCTGCAAAATGTGAATACCCTTTCAGACTAGCAAACTCTTCAATAAGTATAGGCATACCTGGTATATTGGATCAACCCACCACACCTGGACACTCAAATAAGTAATGGCTAATCTGTAATCAATGCATGTCAGGGATTATAACCAGAGGAAAGGCTTGCACACCCGagaatttttctggttttccatCTCTATCAGCTCCTCTTACACAAGATATTTTCCCTCTGAACCTTGtctcagaaaaaataatttatttcaagaGGAAACATCCCTAGACAAGTTCATACATATCTTCCAGGGACAATACCAGTCAAAATTAATAACTTACACCCCAGGAGCTGTGGCACTTGGCTATCAAAACAAACACCTTAGGAGTTTGCTCCTTGAGTATGTCCCTTTCACAGAGCCAGTCACAGGCACTCAACTGTGCTTACATCTGCATATGAATATAACCAGTAACACAATATATAACAGGTGACTTTCCAGCATGCCTTTGTCCCCATCTGCAAAACCCCTTTGCAGGGACTTCTTCCCACCATGAtaacattttgcttttgcttgaaACCGTGCTGTGACCTATCATTGTATTAGATGAGTCCCCACAGGCTCCAAGAACAAACCCGAGCCCCCTAAAGGGACATACACATGTTAATCATGacatctccctccccatcagTTGAAGCATCCCTCTTAAAAGCCCCCATCAATTCTCAACCCTCTTCCTACACTTCCCTTCTCAATCCTGGAGACACTTTCAAAAATTTCTGTACACAGTAAGTATCCTCCAAACTGTGATGGACAGCCTTCtgggggcagagcacaggggggCTGATGGGGGGCACcactaaaagcagaaaaaagcagACAGGAGCTAGATACATTGAGGGCCTGCCTCTCAAATGATTGTATCCTATCCTGCTGTTCTTACATCAACAATGGAAAGCAGCACTTCTCTGACACCTGGGAGAGAATTACATTGAGTTTACATTCTCCTTTGATTAAATCCCAAGTTTCTACCCCTTCTAAACACTGTGCTGCATGCTGAATTTGCAGGCAGATGGGATGATGCTAAAGtgcagagaaaaagacagaCTTGCCCACATTCATCTTGCTGAAAGCCTTACTGAAAACCCTACCAAGAAAATGTACATTATTTATTGATACAGCAGGAAAATACAGCTGCTCTGTATAGTGCTTGAGTAGAATATAACTACTTTCTTTGCATCTTTAATAATTCTGAGAATCTATATGGTAGCTATATATATGGGTACagaggaagaggggagaaagggatgaTGAGGTTGATGTTGAAGAAATATTACTCCAAGCACTGACTTTGAAGGGTAAATCTTGTTCAGcatcctgattttttttgtgtgataAAAAGTCTCTGAACATTTTCTTGAGGAGCAGTCCTACCAGCATAAAGCCAAGATATTGTAGAGAAAGGATAACATGCAGAACAGTGAGACATACCACGTGCTGAGATAACTACTAATGTTTTAACCAAGCACTCGATGGCAAggaatttttttctccacatacTTGTGTTTTAGCAAATACCCTGACTACATGTACATATGCAACCAGTCTCTTACTCTCCAGCACATCCATACCAGAGCTTTCCATTCTCTCCAGCTCCCACTGCCACTTAGATCTTCTAATCCGTAGCAATGCCTGTTGTCAACCCCTGTGACTGGGATGTTGCTTCCCTCACCACAAACCTGGTCCACACAGCATCCCACAGCCTCATTTACAGGTTTTCTTATAGGTTGGTCAAGGTGCTAGTAAATGGGACTCCCCTGCTCAGGTAGCATCAAGGGGATACTTAAATGCAATTATCTTGAGTTTCCCTACTCTGCCAGCTAGCACCTATGAGAGGCTCATCcaagctttgcagaaaaaataaCGTCCAACCTAGAGATTCTGTTTTTCACCTAAAGGCAGGCTGCACCCACAATGCTACCTTATCAACACTTTatggagagaaaaggaagattatATCCTTATGCCTTGTACAGCCATCATGACACTGACATGAATATTACCTGCCTGTGCTCAGATCTGTGTTACCATGTACACCATGAGCCTTGTGTAGCTCCCTCCTGCACAGTATTCTGTTTTTCATTGGCCTCTTACTACTCTTGGGTACTTGGAGAGATGCAACTGTCTGAGTCAAGTCGTCATGGGCTGATGAGTGGCACCATTATGTAGGAGGAGTGGCAGCAGTGTAGCTGCTCGGAACTATCATTCAGTGGGACATTTGCCCACAGCAAAATGAGTGACccatcccatgtgagggatgAGAAATTGAGGTCATCTGCACAGGCTGCATTCATCTacccatacacacacacatgcactgcACATCCTCTGGTATAACTGACTAAGGATACCTTAGGGACATCCAGTGTTTTCAAATACTCCCTCTTGAGCCATCTCTATTGCTAACAGTGGTTGTGGAGCTGCAGCTTCACCAGAATAAAATTACAATGCTGAGATGTGGAAAGACATACACCAGCATCTAGAGGCTTGATCTGCCCACAGCCCTCTCCCTCAGTGGTGATGGGACTACACGTGTCTGCTTGGACACATTTTATGGGCTCAGGGACTTCACAAATATGCCTCATGGGATGACATGAGTgtctcttattttttctttgctatgACTAAAGAACATACCCATCATGGCAGAAGGCGAGGGAATCATCTGAATCTAAGAAGAAATTGAAGGGGTTAAAGGCAAATCCATGCCTCCTCCACTCCCTTAATTCCCCAGCAGCCTGATCCTGTGCCTAGATGATTCAggccagagagagagagactgctACAGTCCCCAAGGGAGACCCCAGAGAAAAGACTTGCATATCCTGTTCAGGAGGATTAAGTACAAGGCCATTGACAAATCACAGTGAGCATCTGGATGTGAGCTCCATCTATCAAGCCCTAATCCATGAAGTTATTCATTAATGAATTCAGCAAATTCACGCTGTTCTATATATAGGGTCAGCTtatctttttaaatgtttggcTTGGAAGTGGTTTACATCCGTATCgacagatttttatttattgtatAAAACTACTGTATTCTGGTTTTGCTTAATCAATTGTTTAGAGTAATtactttacctttttttaaaaaacacacaccAACATATTTTCTgatagtattaaaaaaatccaatgaTTAAAACCCAACCATGTTCCTGCATTTTATTCTGGTTTGCAATTTTAAGCCCAAGTTCCTCTGGAAACTTTCCATCACAGAGTGATggaaaaaacattaaataataattgattttcttttctgtattttgttttgattaaaaTGAGAATCCCTCTCATTTATCTTCAGAGAGAAGGTAAGCATTGAGTAAATGGTCTGGTTAACTCAAAAGTAACTTGATCAGAACATCCATAATTTACGTTGACTTGAACAGTGGGAAAGATGCTGAGCACTACCAGATATTAAGTTTATTCATTTAAGCAGGCTACTTACATTATGCTTTACATCTTGGGAACTTAAACTCCTCTAAGAACATATAATGAGCCACATTTTATAAGGGGGGAGAGGGGAACTTGCACACAGCTGTGTCCTTAAAAGTCATCTGCTAAGCTTGAATAAGACTCTAGTCTGCTCACATGCAAACCAAGCCATGTTGCTGAATGCATTGTTTTTTGCACAGCTGTGCCATCTTCTTCCCAATGAAAACTGCAGGCTTTGTCATTGATGTTGATGGTATCAGCATTTGGCCCAGAGGTTTTGATAAATCCAGCTGCAACAGGATATTTTCAATTCACTTTCAAATACTTGGATTCTGCCAGACAGCATGAGTCATCCAAAGTTGCAATTTATaatttccatcattttttactTACAGTGCATTATTGTGGTGTATTCTTTTAATTTGATCTTAAAGGGGAAATCTCATTCTGTGCCTTTATCCTCTTTTAAATTCCATAAGCATGTACTCTCAGATTTTTGCTCTTGTGACAATAGGATGCTCAAAGTGAACAGTACCAACTGTGATAACCCGGcttaaaagagaagaatgaagaTAGGTGAGTGCAATTTGAGGGAGCAAAGAATCAAGACCTGCAGAGCCACTCAGCTATACCTATGCAATTTTGCCTTCACTGCTAGTGAATTTTGTTTGCAATGCTTTTGTAGGGGCTCTACTCCACACCATTACCTATTTCTGTATGCAAAGTATGATGTTTCTGGGCAAACTTCATCCTTACTTATCACCCAACTGAAAATACTTCATTTCATTCTGTGGCCATTGAAGTCATGCTGGCAAAAAGATCTTCCAATTCAAGAGTGCGTGATCAGACCACTGAGGCTGTGAAGAAGAGGGACAGGAATAGATAGATAGTTGCATGTCTAAACCAAATAGTTACAGTGTTGTGTTGTTTAAGAGATCAGTCACTTCAAATTGCAAGGTGGAAAATTCATCCTCTTGTATTTTGTTACCAGCTATGTGGCCACTCAATCCCTTGCAGTAAACTGTGTCATACACAGACACAAATTAAGCTGCATAGGCTgcttaaaaaaagctaaatGTCATGTTTTCAAATTTATGTATTCTAAAAAAGGAGTACATTTGCAAAAACATTGAGTAATCTCATCCAAATCtcctcatttttaatttttaactagTCATGAATTATGACAATGAAGGAAAATCTATGAAGGAAAACTATCTGATGCTTACTCTGGTATAAAATTATTAGTGTAGCCATTGAAATTAGTAACTGCAATCTGAAGAAGCTTATGTAAGGGCAAACTGAGATTGAGACCTACTCATGATCCCCTCACGTACAGGAAAAAAGAGCTAaattcattagatttctctatGAGCACAGATAGTTTAGCCAGCTGCCGGAAAGTATGCTCTACCATGAAACTAGGGGGACAAATGTACTGAAGGTTTAAGCAGGACAGGGCCATAAGTGAATTATTAAGTGGATAGGACTAATGAAACACCTTTACTTGCAATAGGTCTTCAATGCTGGAGAGGCCTCTGGGGAAAGCCTCAACATTAATACAGTATTAGATAcagagcagatttttttctttctgccttaccaaacaaaaggaagaatggAGAACCCACCCAGTTTCTTATTAAAAGTTCTAACAAAAGTAGCATTCTAGTCTGAAAACCAGTACAATTTATGTAGTAAGttttatggaaaaatatttgtcaggaaaaaaaaccagcccaTAGATGTAAAATAAGACCTGCTTGCTTTTCATACTCACCAGTGAAAATCAGAAGA
Above is a window of Colius striatus isolate bColStr4 chromosome 1, bColStr4.1.hap1, whole genome shotgun sequence DNA encoding:
- the LOC104553050 gene encoding potassium voltage-gated channel subfamily A member 5 encodes the protein MEIALVTLENGGATAIAGSEDAAVGSGSARARRRGNLLHIAGSATAAAAAPRLSDGKEGAPPPPPLPADEEPERSPPAPRGGGRRRSSGGAGSGGADSGGTGSPIAQAAARGAPPQPPPRAPRPGAALEMGPLEEGGHRRGMAMAAAGEEEEETGAAAANPGTMHHQRVLINISGLRFETQLGTLNQFPDTLLGDPDKRMRYFDPLRNEYFFDRNRPSFDGILYFYQSGGKLRRPVNVSIDVFADEIRFYQLGEEAMERFREDEGFIKEEEKPLPRNEFQRQVWLIFEYPESSSSARAIAIVSVLVILISIITFCLETLPEFRDEREMPVPLPPQSGGSNGTTGDSPPMQPPSSLSDPFFIIETTCVIWFTFELLVRFFACPSKSEFSRNIMNIIDIVAIIPYFITLGTELAHEQQHPGTGSSNGGAGQQQAMSLAILRVIRLVRVFRIFKLSRHSKGLQILGQTLKASMRELGLLIFFLFIGVILFSSAVYFAEADDPESHFSSIPDAFWWAVVTMTTVGYGDMRPVTVGGKIVGSLCAIAGVLTIALPVPVIVSNFNYFYHRETDHEEQAVLKDEHSSPQGSTASGDAKRRSSRNSLNKSVVHLENSEGVKNDTSSLEKTNIKAKSNVDLRKSLYALCLDTNRETDL